The Thermoplasmata archaeon genome includes a region encoding these proteins:
- a CDS encoding DUF2791 family P-loop domain-containing protein, with product MVNQNFPTELPFVGRSKEIAQLVGYLEETKNGHGSIVFITGPVGIGKSRLLEIIEKYAIAEEFCVLKGRGLDESSVPYLPFKDAFRQIPDLTEDTKIPIGISMFEEKTTKNIETIDVTRERYRIYEEYHQKIKTLLESRPLLIILDDLHWADPESLNLLMYLSKFVQDEKFSIFCAYPDDIIVLKKSKALHGMLEKIVGAKGVHTVKLEPLKIEETAVLLEALLQTWKIPSELLKIIYEKTEGNPLYIEEVAHVVITKGFYEPRTRKIKRELSELAVPETLVNLVKGRIEMLPDNAKKLLSNAAVLGRRFRYEDLQKLTEIPEEELLSLLELLVNSGYLVEEKGLGDTYRFSHNLFYEASYGTHTGLRRKMLHEKAAKILEEEIEQNEATLNAVATHYWISCNYQKCANYSIVLAKKMLEKFAVDEAIALARRAKECIELAKINDPNLRIETHNLIAEAAILQASWEVAVENLMELRKLARMIKDDALEIGTLLKHAFVEQKRGNPHASLNLLSEAVEIAKDANLNKEMGKIYRSMGFVYEKRGDYIAAQSYYLKSLEICKRYEDEIEMAEVYHRYGTNLFMMGKVKEAEEYLLRCADVRKKYNLLTPLANTYNNIGAIYATQGKNEKAVEYYTLAKEIFEKTHDVTGQAFIYNNLGVIYHDAGNWEKAMEYYKKDFETNTKLGNKWEYLVSSSNIGNLYKDMEDYEKAKEFYKIALAVAEELGERRVSVKVLANLALVHAKEGNWESAEEYIQRALLALAETKSPEVEASVYFSEGIIKRMRKMYTEAEESFNRCMEIYKLTNAAGEIAALHLEIGILEKEKGNMERAMEHFKTALDYFEKTHAVKFIERIKKEMG from the coding sequence ATGGTAAATCAGAACTTTCCAACGGAATTACCATTCGTGGGGAGAAGCAAGGAGATTGCACAGCTCGTTGGCTATCTTGAGGAAACAAAGAATGGACATGGTTCCATTGTTTTCATTACTGGTCCTGTGGGAATCGGGAAAAGCAGATTGCTGGAAATTATTGAGAAGTATGCCATTGCTGAAGAATTTTGTGTACTAAAAGGTAGAGGACTTGATGAAAGCTCGGTCCCATACCTTCCATTTAAAGATGCATTTAGACAAATACCTGACTTAACGGAGGATACAAAAATCCCGATAGGAATTTCAATGTTTGAGGAGAAAACAACAAAGAACATAGAAACAATCGATGTCACTAGAGAAAGATACAGGATTTATGAGGAATATCACCAAAAGATAAAGACCCTTCTTGAATCTCGCCCTCTACTCATAATCCTAGACGATCTGCACTGGGCAGACCCAGAATCCCTAAATCTTCTGATGTATCTTTCTAAATTTGTGCAGGATGAAAAATTTTCAATTTTCTGTGCCTATCCAGATGACATAATTGTCCTCAAAAAATCTAAAGCGCTCCATGGCATGCTTGAAAAAATTGTGGGAGCAAAAGGAGTGCATACAGTAAAACTGGAACCATTGAAAATTGAGGAAACCGCTGTACTGCTTGAAGCCCTTCTTCAAACATGGAAAATTCCTTCAGAGCTCCTGAAAATAATTTATGAAAAGACAGAAGGAAACCCACTTTACATTGAAGAAGTCGCACATGTGGTGATCACCAAAGGTTTCTATGAACCGAGAACAAGAAAAATAAAAAGGGAATTAAGTGAGCTGGCTGTCCCTGAAACTCTTGTAAACCTTGTTAAAGGTAGAATTGAGATGCTGCCAGATAATGCCAAAAAACTTCTTTCCAATGCAGCAGTCCTAGGCAGAAGATTCAGATACGAAGATTTACAAAAATTAACTGAAATACCAGAGGAAGAACTGCTTTCTCTGCTTGAATTGCTTGTAAATAGTGGCTATCTAGTGGAAGAGAAAGGACTAGGAGATACATACCGATTTTCTCATAACCTATTTTACGAAGCGAGCTATGGAACACACACTGGGCTCCGCAGAAAAATGCTACATGAAAAAGCAGCAAAAATTCTGGAGGAAGAGATAGAGCAGAATGAGGCGACATTAAATGCTGTTGCGACCCATTACTGGATTTCCTGCAATTATCAGAAGTGTGCAAATTACTCAATCGTATTAGCAAAAAAAATGCTAGAAAAATTCGCAGTTGATGAGGCGATTGCACTTGCAAGACGCGCAAAAGAATGCATAGAACTGGCAAAAATAAATGACCCAAATTTAAGAATTGAAACGCACAATCTCATCGCAGAAGCGGCAATTCTTCAGGCATCCTGGGAGGTCGCGGTAGAAAACCTGATGGAATTGCGAAAATTGGCTAGAATGATAAAAGATGATGCACTTGAAATTGGAACTCTGCTAAAACATGCATTCGTGGAGCAGAAACGGGGCAACCCCCACGCCTCTCTGAACCTTCTCAGCGAAGCAGTTGAAATTGCAAAGGATGCAAATCTTAACAAGGAAATGGGCAAAATTTACAGGAGCATGGGCTTCGTCTATGAGAAAAGAGGGGATTACATAGCTGCCCAGTCCTACTACCTTAAGAGCTTGGAAATCTGTAAAAGATACGAAGATGAAATCGAGATGGCAGAGGTTTATCACAGGTACGGAACAAATTTGTTCATGATGGGAAAGGTGAAAGAGGCAGAGGAATATCTCTTAAGATGCGCAGATGTGAGAAAAAAATACAATCTCCTCACTCCCCTTGCGAACACCTACAACAACATCGGAGCAATCTATGCAACGCAAGGCAAGAATGAGAAGGCAGTGGAATATTATACGCTGGCAAAGGAGATTTTTGAAAAAACTCATGATGTTACAGGCCAGGCATTCATCTACAATAATCTCGGCGTGATTTACCACGATGCTGGAAACTGGGAGAAAGCAATGGAGTATTACAAGAAGGACTTTGAAACTAACACAAAGTTAGGAAACAAATGGGAATACTTGGTTTCTTCAAGCAACATTGGAAATCTTTACAAGGACATGGAGGACTACGAGAAGGCAAAGGAATTTTATAAGATTGCACTGGCTGTAGCGGAAGAATTGGGTGAAAGAAGGGTCTCCGTGAAAGTGCTTGCAAATCTAGCCCTCGTACATGCAAAGGAAGGCAACTGGGAAAGCGCAGAGGAATATATCCAAAGAGCATTGCTCGCCCTTGCCGAAACAAAATCGCCAGAGGTTGAAGCGTCCGTTTACTTTTCAGAGGGCATCATCAAAAGAATGAGAAAGATGTATACGGAAGCAGAGGAGAGTTTTAATAGATGCATGGAGATTTATAAGCTAACGAATGCTGCAGGTGAGATTGCAGCCCTGCATCTGGAGATCGGAATTTTAGAGAAAGAAAAGGGAAACATGGAAAGGGCTATGGAGCATTTTAAAACTGCACTTGATTACTTCGAAAAAACCCATGCAGTAAAATTCATTGAACGAATTAAAAAAGAAATGGGTTAG
- a CDS encoding M6 family metalloprotease domain-containing protein → MKSGELYQGKRAVLIIIIVGFLATTTLNMKATASVSPVMPWNGVFDFVPPINKPIILTQPDGSSFEAYLTGAEIGGKLEHNGYTVVRDADGYWKYAEKTRQGLVPGGIVGSDLPPAEKGIGRTASIWIGDSKDVRENLFSYLYQHRSSGQAKYVALLMDFTDCSFVHDSTYFQNMLSSLNTFPSGSLREFYLENSFGAFDPVIDVYGVFHSNHTMSYYSWDSGRYVDDMLEEILPQADAAVNFSNYDNDGDGYVDMVIVIHAGPDAAATANTAEHIWSHASWASLQTNDGVYLGACNTGPDVDAAIGVYVHEMGHSIGEMDFYDTTYKSMGTGDWDVMAGGCWYGNPAGSNPLHFNPYSKTHQGWITPTYISQSQVVNLQPREIAKSLIQINISGTQWFYVEYITTNCGAKFDRLALASGAIIWHLDTYGSQTNPARYFLDVEEFDGRDGTQELQLNLNRGEPTDLWSDDTTGMSDATSPNSSANSPYTKSGIVFANFSKPGNTITFEVYFSPTSDIAVDKPVLDEPCIYNTTVNISARIYNNAPTSVSNVNVSFYAGNISQENLLGNATISSISGYGNATATIQATMPRWGDFEIWVKADMSQSEVTKSNNIAKGIWKIYERKGQILIVDDDDGFEFERTYQGILDTLGYSWNTVKNHATASLMQSYDAVFWESGSTGRMQGQLTLTDIAELKTYLNNGGKVWFSSPRIAGGLGSTSQAQPGVDPVFLRDYLGAMFDRTLQTSGGTATGTGELMTGVTLNLLPVPGRQMYDVVNLGVSSYGDVLQIFIDGNTGKYIGTCVNGSIYNFKTVFTGFNIVQVENASGAVEVTARILNWFGVSTIKMDRKSYTQLETIATVTVRDWKKNVDSGVAETVSVLVRSESEPGGEALTLTETGPNTGVFIAQLQFSATDATGVLKVAYGDVINASYYDSVANAERWDIAFVESLDNVPPTIEHTPVTIAFNNTEITVNCFVSDNAGIVNVTLYYRVHGTSSFVAVPMIYGNGGYTATIPAASVTMEGVDYYIVAVDENGNTAKTEEYYIQVLEGAAPELNSAFITIIFLAAFTLWIRRSNFT, encoded by the coding sequence ATGAAATCTGGAGAACTTTATCAGGGCAAGCGTGCCGTTCTGATAATAATCATCGTCGGTTTTCTTGCAACAACCACTCTGAATATGAAGGCTACAGCAAGTGTATCCCCAGTTATGCCCTGGAATGGTGTGTTCGATTTTGTCCCACCGATAAACAAGCCAATAATTCTTACACAACCTGATGGAAGCAGTTTCGAGGCATACCTTACAGGTGCTGAGATTGGCGGGAAACTGGAGCACAATGGCTATACTGTTGTCAGGGATGCAGATGGCTACTGGAAATACGCAGAGAAAACAAGGCAGGGACTGGTACCTGGTGGAATTGTGGGCAGTGATTTACCACCAGCAGAAAAAGGGATTGGAAGAACAGCAAGCATCTGGATTGGAGATAGTAAAGATGTGAGAGAGAACCTCTTTTCTTACCTTTACCAGCACCGTAGCAGTGGCCAGGCAAAGTATGTGGCCTTGCTGATGGATTTCACTGATTGCAGTTTTGTGCATGACAGCACTTACTTCCAGAATATGCTATCAAGCCTAAACACATTCCCATCAGGCTCTCTCAGGGAATTCTACCTTGAAAACTCATTTGGTGCCTTTGACCCAGTTATTGATGTGTATGGTGTATTTCATTCAAATCACACAATGAGTTATTATTCCTGGGATTCTGGCAGATATGTGGATGACATGCTTGAGGAAATTCTTCCCCAGGCTGATGCCGCAGTGAATTTCTCGAATTATGACAACGATGGTGATGGCTATGTAGATATGGTAATTGTGATTCATGCTGGACCAGATGCTGCTGCAACCGCCAACACTGCAGAGCACATTTGGTCTCATGCTTCCTGGGCATCTCTGCAAACAAACGATGGCGTTTACCTTGGGGCCTGCAATACTGGTCCAGATGTTGATGCTGCAATCGGTGTTTATGTCCATGAAATGGGCCACAGCATTGGCGAGATGGATTTCTATGATACTACTTACAAATCAATGGGGACTGGAGATTGGGATGTGATGGCTGGTGGCTGCTGGTATGGAAATCCCGCAGGCTCAAATCCGCTTCACTTCAACCCCTACTCAAAAACTCACCAGGGCTGGATAACCCCGACTTACATTTCTCAGAGCCAGGTCGTGAACTTACAGCCAAGAGAAATTGCAAAATCCCTTATCCAGATAAACATCTCAGGCACCCAATGGTTCTATGTTGAATACATCACCACAAACTGCGGTGCCAAATTTGATCGCCTGGCACTCGCAAGTGGTGCAATAATCTGGCATCTGGACACTTACGGCTCTCAGACAAATCCAGCAAGGTATTTTCTGGATGTAGAGGAATTTGATGGGAGAGATGGGACCCAGGAGTTGCAGCTTAACCTGAATCGCGGAGAACCAACAGACCTCTGGAGTGATGACACAACTGGAATGAGCGATGCTACATCCCCAAACTCTTCTGCCAACTCCCCTTACACCAAATCTGGAATTGTTTTTGCAAACTTTTCAAAGCCAGGCAATACCATAACTTTTGAGGTTTACTTCTCTCCAACATCGGACATTGCAGTTGATAAGCCAGTTCTTGATGAACCCTGCATTTACAACACAACTGTAAACATTTCAGCAAGGATTTACAACAATGCACCAACATCTGTAAGCAATGTGAATGTATCGTTTTACGCAGGCAACATTTCCCAGGAAAATCTTCTTGGTAATGCAACAATCTCCTCAATTTCTGGCTACGGAAATGCCACTGCAACAATTCAGGCAACAATGCCAAGATGGGGCGATTTTGAAATCTGGGTTAAAGCGGACATGTCTCAATCAGAAGTTACGAAATCAAACAACATTGCAAAAGGCATCTGGAAAATTTATGAGAGAAAAGGACAGATTTTAATTGTCGACGATGATGATGGCTTTGAATTTGAAAGAACCTACCAAGGGATTCTTGATACACTTGGTTATTCCTGGAATACTGTAAAAAATCATGCTACAGCCAGTTTAATGCAGAGCTATGATGCAGTTTTCTGGGAATCAGGTTCAACGGGACGAATGCAGGGGCAGCTCACCCTCACAGATATTGCGGAGTTGAAAACTTATCTGAACAACGGTGGAAAAGTCTGGTTTTCTTCTCCAAGAATTGCTGGGGGGCTTGGAAGCACTTCTCAGGCACAGCCAGGCGTTGACCCTGTGTTCTTACGTGACTACCTCGGAGCAATGTTTGATAGAACCTTGCAAACCTCTGGTGGGACTGCTACAGGGACAGGTGAATTGATGACTGGAGTTACTCTAAATCTCTTGCCAGTTCCAGGGAGGCAGATGTACGATGTGGTAAACCTTGGTGTGAGTTCATACGGTGATGTCCTCCAGATTTTTATTGATGGCAACACTGGTAAATACATAGGTACATGCGTGAATGGCAGCATTTACAACTTTAAAACCGTGTTTACTGGCTTCAATATAGTGCAAGTAGAGAATGCAAGTGGGGCAGTGGAAGTAACTGCGAGAATTCTCAACTGGTTTGGGGTTTCAACGATAAAGATGGATAGAAAAAGTTATACCCAGCTTGAAACAATAGCGACAGTTACGGTCCGTGATTGGAAGAAAAATGTGGATTCTGGAGTTGCTGAAACGGTAAGTGTGCTGGTGAGAAGCGAGAGTGAGCCAGGTGGTGAGGCACTCACACTCACAGAAACAGGGCCAAATACTGGTGTTTTCATTGCCCAGCTCCAGTTTTCTGCAACGGATGCCACTGGTGTGCTTAAAGTGGCATACGGTGATGTGATAAATGCAAGTTATTATGACAGTGTTGCGAATGCCGAGCGATGGGATATTGCTTTCGTGGAAAGTCTGGACAATGTTCCACCAACAATTGAGCACACTCCTGTAACAATTGCCTTCAACAACACAGAAATAACCGTAAATTGTTTTGTTTCCGACAATGCGGGTATAGTGAATGTCACCCTTTACTACAGAGTGCATGGGACATCCAGCTTTGTGGCAGTTCCAATGATCTATGGAAATGGAGGATACACTGCAACGATTCCTGCAGCCTCAGTGACAATGGAGGGTGTGGATTACTACATTGTGGCTGTGGATGAGAATGGCAACACAGCAAAAACAGAGGAATACTATATTCAGGTTCTGGAAGGTGCCGCACCCGAGTTAAACTCCGCTTTCATCACCATCATTTTCCTTGCAGCTTTTACTCTGTGGATCAGAAGGTCAAATTTCACCTAA
- a CDS encoding aldehyde ferredoxin oxidoreductase C-terminal domain-containing protein, giving the protein MYHKYTYTKKPVERGYAGRTLYIDLSKSMVEEKPVTEEMKNKFIGGRGFCLYLMWHALPWNKKIKWDMPENCLCIASGPLGGTTIYPGSGKSIVTTISPLTDSVVDSNVGGYFGPYLKFSGFDALCVQGKAEKECVIFINGDEGYVEIVDAAGLHEDTHLLAEELTAKYGGTNKKSVSVVSSGSAAKYILYGCLNFSWYDTVLNKVRVKQAGRGGTGTVLRNKNILAIVVKCSNVTVQSNNPADMKALMEAGKYHSSEIRELDPKQNQMREIGTTHLVSIMNDFDLLPVHNFQYGSHPDAKNLYAEEFRKYFGKNKNNDSCWIGCALSCSHHVNNFVPKTGKYAGKPVLVDGPEYETIAGIGSNCGIFDIEAVIEGNFYCDTYGIDTISFGTSLAFAMECFERGLINKEITGGLELKFGNKEAMLIILHQMSNGEGFGKILGMGVRKMKEHFAKFGADRNLMKDIGMEVKGLEYSEYVTKESLAQQGGYALALKGPQHDEAWLIFLDMVKKLMPTFEQKAEALYWFPMWRTWFGLNGLCKLPWNDVTPLDNAQTKEPAKVMKHVESYAKYFSAVTGRKVGADDLIKMSEVVYNFQRIFNLRMGFGTREHDMPPYRSVGPVTKEEYESRKERYDNQLRQLGYNVEKMSTEEKMRELRKYREEQYQKLCDAVYARRGWTKNGVPTIEKVKELGIDYPEVIELLKKAKGE; this is encoded by the coding sequence ATGTATCACAAATACACCTATACAAAAAAACCAGTTGAGAGGGGCTATGCTGGGAGAACCTTATACATTGATTTGAGTAAGTCCATGGTCGAGGAAAAGCCAGTTACTGAAGAAATGAAAAACAAATTCATTGGTGGGAGAGGTTTCTGCCTCTACCTAATGTGGCATGCACTCCCATGGAATAAAAAGATAAAATGGGATATGCCAGAAAATTGCCTCTGTATCGCTTCTGGACCATTAGGCGGAACAACAATTTATCCAGGCAGTGGGAAGTCCATAGTCACAACAATCTCACCGCTTACAGATTCTGTGGTTGACTCAAATGTTGGTGGTTACTTTGGCCCCTACCTGAAATTCTCTGGTTTTGATGCACTCTGTGTTCAGGGAAAAGCAGAAAAAGAATGTGTGATTTTCATAAACGGGGATGAGGGATATGTAGAGATTGTAGATGCTGCTGGACTGCATGAGGATACCCACTTGCTTGCAGAGGAGCTGACTGCAAAGTATGGAGGCACCAACAAAAAATCCGTGAGTGTTGTCTCAAGTGGAAGTGCGGCTAAGTACATTCTTTACGGCTGCCTCAATTTCTCCTGGTATGACACTGTGCTGAATAAGGTAAGGGTGAAACAGGCGGGTAGAGGAGGAACTGGCACGGTGTTACGAAATAAAAATATTCTTGCAATTGTGGTGAAATGCTCTAATGTAACAGTCCAATCAAACAACCCTGCGGACATGAAGGCACTAATGGAGGCGGGAAAATACCATTCGTCTGAAATTCGAGAGCTTGACCCAAAACAAAACCAGATGCGAGAAATTGGGACTACACATCTCGTGAGCATTATGAATGACTTCGACCTTCTACCTGTGCATAACTTCCAGTATGGCTCACACCCTGATGCAAAAAACCTATATGCTGAGGAGTTCAGAAAATACTTTGGCAAAAACAAAAACAACGATTCCTGCTGGATTGGTTGTGCACTCTCCTGCTCTCACCATGTAAACAACTTCGTGCCGAAAACAGGGAAGTATGCTGGAAAGCCGGTGTTAGTTGATGGCCCAGAGTATGAGACAATAGCAGGAATTGGCTCAAATTGTGGCATCTTTGATATTGAGGCAGTAATTGAAGGCAACTTTTATTGCGATACATATGGCATAGACACAATCTCATTCGGAACAAGCCTTGCGTTTGCAATGGAGTGTTTCGAACGTGGCTTAATAAACAAAGAAATCACAGGTGGACTTGAACTTAAATTTGGAAATAAAGAGGCAATGCTCATTATTCTCCACCAGATGAGCAATGGCGAGGGCTTTGGCAAGATTCTAGGCATGGGTGTACGGAAAATGAAGGAGCATTTCGCAAAATTCGGAGCTGACAGGAATCTCATGAAAGACATTGGAATGGAAGTGAAGGGACTTGAATACTCAGAGTATGTTACAAAGGAAAGCTTGGCCCAGCAGGGTGGCTATGCCCTGGCACTGAAAGGTCCACAGCATGATGAGGCCTGGCTCATATTCTTGGATATGGTGAAGAAGTTGATGCCCACATTTGAACAGAAAGCAGAGGCATTATACTGGTTCCCGATGTGGAGGACCTGGTTCGGGTTAAATGGACTTTGTAAACTGCCCTGGAATGATGTTACGCCTCTTGATAATGCGCAGACAAAGGAACCAGCAAAAGTTATGAAACATGTGGAAAGTTATGCCAAGTATTTCTCAGCAGTTACTGGTAGAAAAGTGGGTGCAGACGATTTAATAAAGATGAGCGAGGTTGTCTACAATTTCCAGAGAATTTTCAATTTGCGAATGGGTTTTGGGACAAGAGAACACGACATGCCACCCTACAGGTCTGTCGGACCTGTGACAAAAGAGGAATACGAGAGCAGAAAGGAGAGATATGACAACCAGTTGCGGCAACTTGGTTACAATGTGGAAAAAATGAGCACTGAGGAGAAAATGAGGGAACTGAGAAAGTACAGGGAAGAGCAGTATCAAAAACTCTGTGATGCAGTGTATGCAAGGCGTGGCTGGACGAAGAATGGTGTTCCGACTATCGAGAAAGTGAAGGAACTAGGAATTGACTATCCTGAAGTAATTGAACTCCTGAAGAAGGCAAAAGGGGAGTAA